A DNA window from Trypanosoma brucei brucei TREU927 chromosome 10, whole genome shotgun sequence contains the following coding sequences:
- a CDS encoding GPI-anchor transamidase subunit 8 (GPI8) (curated by J. Mottram) — MLPMLLWLVANLFLAPAAEGFHGMNKTNTWAVILSSSRYFFNLRHTTNALAMYHLCRKHGMDDDHILVFLSDSYACDPRKPNPATIYGAPAQAEQPNLYGCNIRVDYASYDVGVRRFLGVLQGRYDENTPPSRRLDTDENSNIIIYAAGHSAEKFFKFQDSEFMSSTDIADTLMMMWEQRRYRKLVFLVDTCRALSLCLEIKAPNVVCLASSEAHLDSYSHHLDPPSGFTVITRWTFEFLEVLKDSKCRPENGEVTLLQKSFYDFNYGPERLSLPQPLSEPAHFDAVNRPNAVREWKMDEFFCEQDRDKIPVELRYDLF, encoded by the coding sequence ATGTTGCCCATGTTACTGTGGCTCGTGGCCAACCTCTTCTTAGCGCCGGCCGCGGAAGGCTTTCATGGTATGAATAAAACCAACACCTGGGCCGTCATCCTGTCCTCCTCCCGTTACTTCTTTAATCTCCGTCATACAACGAATGCGCTGGCCATGTACCATTTGTGTCGAAAACACGGGATGGATGACGACCACATCCTTGTCTTTCTTAGCGATAGCTACGCCTGCGATCCCCGCAAACCCAACCCAGCGACAATTTACGGAGCACCTGCCCAAGCGGAGCAACCGAATCTATACGGCTGCAATATTAGAGTGGACTACGCGAGCTACGATGTCGGTGTTCGCCGGTTCCTTGGCGTCCTGCAGGGCCGATATGATGAGAATACTCCTCCTTCACGGCGTCTCGACACCGACGAGAACTCGAACATAATCATTTACGCTGCTGGCCACTCAGCTGAGAAATTCTTCAAGTTTCAGGACTCGGAGTTCATGAGCTCAACAGACATTGCGGACACCCTCATGATGATGTGGGAACAGCGACGATATCGTAAACTAGTTTTTCTTGTTGACACATGCCGTGCGCTTTCCTTGTGTCTTGAGATAAAAGCACCAAATGTCGTTTGCCTCGCCTCTTCCGAAGCGCATTTGGATAGCTACTCGCACCACCTTGACCCCCCATCAGGCTTCACTGTCATCACGCGCTGGACGTTTGAGTTCCTTGAGGTGCTCAAGGACTCGAAATGTCGGCCAGAAAACGGGGAAGTAACGCTGCTCCAGAAATCATTTTATGACTTCAATTACGGTCCAGAGAGACTGAGTTTGCCCCAACCACTCTCTGAACCCGCGCACTTCGATGCCGTGAACCGTCCAAACGCAGTCCGTGAGTGGAAAATGGACGAATTTTTCTGTGAGCAGGATCGGGATAAGATCCCAGTAGAGTTACGTTACGATTTGTTCTAG
- a CDS encoding tubulin tyrosine ligase protein, putative, producing MPAVGERRGRVGPIRFRTFLRNTVLDVMRSRGWLETDSELAWDLFWADVCWIREAYDHVRLDDAQRINHFRNHFELTRKDLMVKNLKRMRKTLEREGRSEEATEFDFFPTTFSLPQDYGLFEMEFRRQPNAVWIMKPPAKAQGKGIFLFSKISQISEWRREYKARQGGLNGEKCGSTYGTEQVEPYLAQRYIENPHLVGGKKYDLRVYVLVTSYSPLTVWLHRTGFARFCHQRFSLKDIDNTFIHVTNVAVQKTNPKYTPSSGCKYGLRNLRQYITASCGVQVAQKLFDDIQNMILRSLNAVQRVIVQDKHCFELYGYDIMIDSDLHPWLIETNASPSLSAETPADYHLKFNLLEDMFNVVDLEKRRTGDEVRVGGFDMIWRNGPMGSSAGSDGKGCSTAHSFLGCANEYEIPITHMRMPPRLQQMDSSERLLT from the coding sequence ATGCCGGCGGTAGGGGAGCGCCGGGGCAGGGTAGGTCCAATACGCTTCCGTACATTTCTGCGCAATACAGTGCTTGACGTGATGCGCAGTCGTGGTTGGCTGGAGACGGATAGTGAACTTGCCTGGGACCTCTTTTGGGCTGACGTGTGCTGGATCCGTGAAGCGTATGACCATGTGCGTTTGGACGATGCACAGCGGATTAATCACTTTCGTAATCACTTTGAACTAACGCGAAAGGATCTCATGGTGAAGAATTTGAAGCGGATGCGCAAGACCTTGGAGCGTGAGGGCCGGTCGGAGGAGGCAACGGAGTTCGATTTCTTTCCcacaactttttctcttccacagGACTACGGACTTTTTGAGATGGAATTCCGGCGTCAGCCCAATGCGGTTTGGATTATGAAGCCCCCCGCGAAGGCACAGGGAAAAGGCATATTCCTTTTCTCAAAAATATCTCAGATATCAGAGTGGCGCAGGGAATACAAGGCCCGACAGGGCGGCCTTAACGGTGAAAAGTGTGGCTCCACGTACGGCACAGAGCAAGTGGAACCGTACCTAGCACAGCGTTATATTGAGAACCCTCATTTGGTCGGTGGAAAGAAGTATGACCTGCGTGTGTACGTTCTCGTAACCTCCTACTCGCCTCTGACAGTGTGGTTGCATCGCACGGGTTTTGCTCGCTTCTGCCACCAGCGGTTTTCCCTCAAAGATATTGATAACACATTTATTCACGTAACAAATGTTGCCGTGCAGAAAACGAACCCGAAATATACACCCTCCTCTGGGTGCAAGTATGGGCTTCGAAACCTGAGGCAGTACATTACAGCGTCGTGTGGGGTCCAGGTGGCGCAGAAGCTTTTTGACGACATACAGAATATGATTCTCCGTTCCTTGAATGCTGTGCAGAGGGTAATTGTCCAGGACAAACACTGCTTTGAACTTTACGGTTACGATATCATGATTGACAGTGATTTGCATCCGTGGCTTATAGAAACGAATGCTTCGCCATCACTCTCAGCCGAAACGCCTGCCGACTACCACCTGAAGTTTAACCTGCTTGAGGATATGTTCAATGTTGTTGACCTCGAGAAACGGAGAACGGGCGACGAGGTGCGTGTCGGTGGGTTTGATATGATTTGGCGGAACGGCCCCATGGGGTCTTCGGCAGGCAGTGACGGGAAAGGGTGTTCGACGGCCCATTCGTTTCTCGGTTGCGCCAACGAGTATGAAATACCCATCACCCATATGCGGATGCCTCCGCGGCTGCAGCAGATGGATAGCAGTGAGCGCCTTCTGACGTAG
- a CDS encoding UDP-galactose transporter, putative, which yields MPSVKWLSAASISLVVLMLQNSLLVVLTRYSRINIPPEKRYHTSTLVLNQEILKMVVCLFLLSQEGGKCSTALPNAACMNTPSGGGFLTVLWGVCFCKEARELLVPAFLFVSQNYLIFLSLANLEASAFQVLSQTKLPFTALLSKYMLGRHLSSMQWLSLLLLSIGVLLTQAQGSNPRHTATTATQRPVVGTLACLISALSSSYASVYFEKLAKTTKPSLATRNIQLSRFGILFAALAMLIFDVLPSYGSNAGQGREPFRFWKGYDQWLTIALVCLNALGGLLVSAAMKYADNILKTFATGGAVILSGIASYFIWETPMTLLFIVGATLITLSAVLYNKYDSHAHHTAAGQTSKGEEHH from the coding sequence ATGCCTTCCGTTAAATGGCTTTCGGCTGCGTCAATCAGTCTTGTGGTACTAATGTTGCAAAATAGCTTGTTGGTGGTGCTAACACGATACTCTAGAATTAACATCCCTCCAGAGAAACGTTACCACACCTCTACGCTTGTGCTGAATCaagaaattttgaaaatgGTGGTgtgtcttttccttttatcacAGGAGGGTGGCAAGTGCTCGACGGCTCTGCCCAACGCGGCGTGCATGAACACTCCTTCTGGTGGTGGATTTCTTACGGTGCTGTGGGGTGTTTGCTTCTGCAAAGAGGCACGTGAGTTGCTTGTACCCGCTTTCCTCTTCGTGTCGCAGAACTACCTAATCTTTCTCAGTCTTGCCAACCTGGAGGCATCAGCATTCCAGGTGTTATCACAGACGAAGCTTCCGTTTACCGCACTACTGTCGAAATACATGTTGGGACGGCATTTGTCGTCCATGCAGTGGCTttcgttgcttttgctttcaaTCGGTGTTCTGTTAACGCAGGCGCAGGGATCTAATCCGCGACATACAGCTACCACCGCTACTCAGCGTCCAGTGGTTGGGACACTGGCGTGCCTCATTTCTGCATTATCTTCAAGTTACGCATCAGTGTATTTCGAGAAGCTTGCCAAAACAACGAAACCATCTCTGGCAACCCGAAACATCCAGCTTTCTCGGTTCGGTATTCTTTTCGCTGCATTAGCCATGCTCATTTTTGACGTGCTCCCCTCATATGGGAGCAATGCGGGTCAGGGGCGCGAGCCGTTCAGATTCTGGAAGGGATACGACCAGTGGCTTACTATTGCGCTTGTTTGCTTGAATGCGCTCGGTGGGTTGCTCGTTTCCGCGGCGATGAAGTATGCCGATAACATTCTCAAAACATTTGCTACAGGGGGCGCAGTGATATTAAGCGGCATCGCATCATATTTCATCTGGGAAACGCCCATGACACTGCTATTTATCGTGGGGGCTACCCTGATAACTCTGTCGGCAGTGCTGTACAACAAGTACGATTCGCATGCGCATCATACAGCAGCGGGGCAAACTTCGAAAGGAGAGGAACATCattag
- a CDS encoding phosphatidic acid phosphatase, putative has product MATGGRSSFAVYLYYAKVLRLLDYLVAFCFGATGFLLGRLIRPYCRTFSWDDLSINNSFAEKETFPDWSLVVMALVSCLFIFIIEKMRERYSPVGEWYMDEQLPEPSSNSITSSTNVLSEERAANRGGASVRERNGLENLPPAPSFERKVQRKFIVDQVINLWILSVVFAFFFSLGIVDVLKIYAGRLRPDFLDRLRREGFNATSPPSNACSLAREGRLSFPSGHSSCAFAAFTPLTMYFLGLSRAFNSGPVWRIILSMFPIYLAICVAASRTRDNRHHFSDILGGSVIGLVIGAFSVNIFFRVRSGEGYLVPRRLEPPRRRSGSPNDNDTV; this is encoded by the coding sequence ATGGCCACTGGAGGTCGTTCCTCTTTTGCCGTTTACTTGTACTATGCGAAAGTGCTTCGGTTGTTGGATTACCTTGTCGCTTTCTGTTTCGGTGCAACTGGATTTCTCCTCGGGAGACTGATCCGCCCATACTGCCGCACATTCTCGTGGGACGATCTGAGTATCAACAACTCATTTGCCGAGAAGGAGACTTTCCCTGACTGGAGTCTCGTAGTTATGGCTCTTGTATCatgtttatttatctttATAATCGAGAAAATGCGTGAGCGTTACTCCCCGGTAGGGGAGTGGTATATGGACGAGCAATTGCCTGAACCATCATCTAATTCCATCACGTCTTCTACGAACGTTTTGTCGGAAGAGAGAGCCGCCAACAGAGGCGGCGCTTCTGTGAGGGAACGCAATGGCTTGGAAAATCTACCACCAGCTCCTTCCTTTGAGAGGAAGGTGCAGCGAAAGTTTATTGTCGATCAGGTGATTAACCTGTGGATTCTTTCAGTGGTTttcgcctttttcttttcgcttgGTATTGTCGATGTACTTAAAATTTACGCTGGAAGACTTCGTCCCGATTTCCTTGATCGGTTGAGGCGTGAGGGCTTTAATGCGACATCGCCGCCGTCAAATGCGTGCAGCCTCGCCAGAGAAGGCCGTCTGTCATTTCCTTCAGGTCACAGCAGCTGCGCATTTGCTGCATTTACGCCACTGACAATGTATTTCCTTGGTTTATCACGTGCTTTTAACAGCGGCCCCGTGTGGCGTATCATCCTAAGCATGTTTCCAATTTATCTTGCGATATGTGTTGCGGCCTCAAGGACCCGTGACAATCGTCATCATTTTTCCGATATTTTGGGTGGAAGCGTCATCGGTCTGGTCATCGGTGCCTTCTCTGTTAATATTTTCTTCCGTGTGAGAAGTGGTGAAGGCTATCTAGTGCCCCGCCGTCTGGAGCCGCCCCGCCGCCGTAGCGGATCGCCAAACGACAATGATACTGTTTGA
- a CDS encoding tubulin-specific chaperone, putative, translating into MSVVKVSLTHSASRMRVPEKRYGLAQTIESIKENVFTHFATPPEYMQLQLIDDRGITIEKNMANDKQLGYYQCRDEFVIHVVDLQPSAKVENFDDVSQVEKYEISEEAYSKREDNARAFRQRMIAQQRAEAEREGIELPKELDDDSYKEKAETIHVGDRCLCRPGDRLGSVRFVGRVASLKPGYWVGVEFDEPVGKGDGTVKGTRVFQCQPNYGGFLRPDQVDVGDFPPEVF; encoded by the coding sequence ATGTCCGTTGTTAAAGTATCGCTTACGCATTCCGCTAGTAGGATGCGAGTCCCTGAGAAGCGCTACGGACTCGCACAAACAATTGAAAGTATAAAGGAAAACGTATTTACTCACTTTGCCACTCCTCCGGAATACATGCAACTTCAACTTATTGACGACCGCGGCATCACAATAGAGAAAAACATGGCGAATGACAAGCAGTTAGGGTACTATCAGTGCCGTGATGAATTCGTCATACACGTAGTGGATCTCCAACCATCTGCGAAGGTGGAAAACTTCGATGACGTCTCCCAAGTGGAGAAATATGAGATAAGTGAAGAGGCGTACAGCAAGCGGGAAGACAATGCTAGGGCTTTTCGCCAGCGTATGATTGCTCAACAACGTGCTGAGGCCGAGCGTGAGGGCATTGAACTTCCAAAGGAACTCGATGATGACAGTTACAAGGAAAAAGCAGAGACAATACATGTGGGGGACCGTTGCCTGTGTCGCCCTGGGGACCGCCTTGGCTCAGTGCGTTTCGTCGGTCGAGTTGCATCACTTAAACCTGGCTATTGGGTTGGTGTCGAATTCGATGAGCCGGTTGGTAAGGGGGATGGTACTGTGAAGGGAACACGTGTGTTCCAGTGCCAGCCGAACTACGGAGGCTTCCTGCGTCCAGACCAAGTGGATGTTGGTGACTTTCCCCCGGAGGTGTTTTAA
- a CDS encoding uracil-DNA glycosylase, putative, with product MVQRTLFDFVSKKGDNATTEEVGSKTESGQPSASSRKRTAEDQVANGGASNLTRARVAKENNGALASLIVDPGWEAFLKPLTTSSNFERIEKFLEGELNAGKTILPPREMIFSAFNSTPLDMLKVVLLGQDPYHNVGQAHGLCFSVLPGVPPPPSLINMYKELATDIPGFVAPQHGYLQHWAEQGVLMLNATLTVEIHKANSHATCGWQTFTDDVIRLLSEKHKNPLVFLLWGGFAKRKISLIDRKRHVVIECAHPSPLSAAKWWGSRPFSKCNTALVEKKLSPIDWKLPVCLSKGK from the coding sequence ATGGTGCAACGGACACTGTTTGACTTCGTCTCTAAGAAAGGTGACAATGCAACCACAGAGGAAGTGGGCAGCAAGACGGAATCCGGGCAACCCTCGGCTTCTTCGCGGAAGCGGACCGCAGAGGATCAAGTAGCGAACGGTGGTGCAAGCAACTTGACCAGGGCGAGGGTGGCGAAAGAGAATAACGGTGCCCTCGCTTCCCTTATTGTTGATCCTGGATGGGAGGCTTTTCTCAAGCCACTTACTACTTCCAGCAACTTTGAACGCATAGAGAAGTTCTTGGAGGGGGAATTGAATGCAGGAAAAACGATACTCCCCCCACGTGAAATGATTTTCTCGGCCTTCAACAGCACGCCACTTGACATGCTGAAGGTCGTGCTGCTTGGGCAGGACCCCTACCACAATGTTGGTCAAGCACACGGGTTGTGCTTCTCCGTTCTTCCTGGAGTGCCACCGCCGCCGAGCTTAATCAACATGTACAAAGAATTGGCAACTGATATTCCAGGCTTTGTGGCGCCGCAGCACGGGTACTTACAACATTGGGCGGAACAGGGGGTGTTGATGCTTAATGCGACACTTACTGTAGAAATACACAAGGCTAACTCTCACGCCACATGTGGTTGGCAGACCTTTACCGATGACGTCATTCGCCTGCTTTcggagaaacacaaaaatccgcttgtgtttttgctttggGGAGGTTTTGCCAAACGAAAAATTTCGTTGATAGATCGAAAACGCCACGTGGTCATAGAATGCGCTCACCCTTCCCCTCTAAGTGCCGCCAAGTGGTGGGGATCTCGTCCCTTTTCAAAATGCAACACAGCTCTCGTAGAAAAGAAGCTTTCTCCCATAGACTGGAAGCTGCCCGTATGCCTCAGTAAGGGAAAGTAG
- a CDS encoding aconitase (identical to GB:AAF29446.1: aconitase {Trypanosoma brucei brucei;} (PMID:10644738)): MLSTMKLLKASLPSNNPFLKYIATLSVDGGQAQYFKLHEIDPRYDGLPFSIRVLLESAVRNCDEFDITSKAVENILSWSENCHKSIEIPFKPARVVLQDFTGVPCVVDLAAMRDATKRLGGDVDKINPQIPVELVVDHSVQVDSYGTPEAAKLNQDIEMQRNRERFEFLKWGSEAFHNLLIVPPGSGIVHQVNLEYLARVVFNNDGVLYPDSVVGTDSHTTMVNGVGVIGWGVGGIEAEAGMLGQSLSMVLPEVVGYRFTGKLSEGCTATDLVLTVVRNLRKLGVVGKFVEFYGPGVDTLSLPDRATLANMAPEYGATTGFFPIDQETLNYLRCTGRDAEHLARIEKYTKATKMFRTGDEKISYSQNIELDLSTVEPSLAGPKRPHDHILLRNMKQDFEACLGAKTGFKGFGIPDGEHKKEVKYTVDGKEAVMRHGSVVIAAITSCTNTSNPNVLIAAGLLAKKAVEKGLKVPAGVKTSLSPGSHVVTKYLENSGLQSFLDELRFHTTGYGCMTCIGNAGDVDPAVSKCINDNNFVAAAVLSGNRNFEARIHPQTAANYLASPPLVVAYALAGRVNIDFATEPIANDVYLRDIWPTNDEVSAVVREHVTPDLFKTVYKSITTLNEQWNGLKVKGGTQYEWQESTYIHKPPYFEKMTMEVTPNVVFKNAACLAVFGDSITTDHISPAGNIAKDSPAAQFLQGLGVARKDFNTYGARRGNDMVMVRGTFANTRLGNRIVGEGQTGPFTIHWPTNEKVYIFDAAMRYAEENTPLVILAGKEYGSGSSRDWAAKGPFLQGVKVVIAESFERIHRSNLVGMGIVPLQFRQGESVESLGLTGRERFNFDFSGGIHPGQEVTVQKDDGSSFSAILRIDTEMEVKYVEHGGILQYVLREKIKGNL, encoded by the coding sequence ATGCTCAGCACGATGAAGTTACTGAAGGCCTCCTTGCCGTCAAACAACCCATTTCTAAAATACATCGCTACCCTGAGCGTGGACGGAGGTCAGGCACAGTACTTCAAACTACACGAAATTGACCCCAGATATGATGGTTTACCCTTTTCGATTCGCGTCCTCCTTGAATCAGCCGTCCGAAATTGTGATGAGTTCGATATCACATCGAAAGCAGTTGAAAATATACTGAGTTGGAGCGAGAACTGCCACAAGAGTATTGAAATCCCCTTCAAACCAGCGCGCGTGGTGCTCCAGGACTTCACTGGCGTTCCCTGCGTTGTGGATTTGGCCGCCATGCGTGATGCAACGAAGCGTTTGGGAGGTGATGTTGACAAGATCAATCCCCAGATTCCGGTGGAACTTGTGGTTGACCACTCTGTTCAGGTGGACAGCTATGGGACTCCGGAAGCAGCAAAGCTTAATCAGGACATTGAAATGCAGCGCAATCGGGAGCGGTTCGAATTCCTTAAGTGGGGGTCTGAGGCATTTCACAATCTGTTAATTGTCCCTCCGGGATCTGGGATCGTTCACCAAGTGAACCTTGAGTATCTTGCCCGAGTTGTATTCAATAACGACGGAGTTTTGTATCCTGATTCCGTTGTAGGGACTGATTCGCACACGACAATGGTTAATGGTGTTGGTGTAATCGGCTGGGGCGTCGGTGGTATTGAGGCGGAAGCGGGCATGTTGGGGCAGTCGCTCTCTATGGTGCTTCCGGAGGTGGTGGGCTACAGATTTACTGGTAAACTCTCGGAGGGTTGCACAGCTACCGACCTGGTGCTGACAGTTGTGAGGAACCTACGGAAGCTGGGTGTTGTGGGGAAATTCGTTGAATTTTATGGACCCGGCGTCGATACTCTTTCACTGCCTGATCGCGCAACACTAGCGAACATGGCACCAGAGTACGGGGCCACCACGGGTTTCTTCCCAATTGACCAAGAAACACTCAACTACCTCCGTTGCACGGGCCGAGATGCAGAGCACCTTGCACGTATTGAGAAGTATACCAAAGCCACGAAAATGTTCCGTACAGGTGACGAAAAAATTTCGTATTCGCAGAATATTGAGCTGGACCTTTCTACAGTGGAACCATCACTTGCCGGGCCCAAACGTCCACATGATCACATCTTATTGAGGAATATGAAGCAAGACTTCGAAGCGTGCCTTGGCGCCAAGACGGGCTTCAAGGGGTTTGGCATTCCCGATGGGGAACACAAGAAGGAGGTAAAATACACGGTTGACGGGAAAGAAGCGGTTATGCGCCACGGAAGTGTCGTCATTGCTGCTATTACTTCCTGTACAAACACCTCGAATCCGAATGTTCTTATTGCAGCAGGATTATTGGCAAAAAAGGCCGTCGAAAAGGGGTTAAAAGTCCCAGCAGGTGTTAAAACCTCTCTTTCCCCGGGGTCGCATGTCGTTACCAAGTATCTTGAAAACTCTGGGCTGCAAAGTTTTCTTGACGAATTGCGTTTTCATACAACGGGGTACGGCTGCATGACATGCATCGGGAATGCGGGTGATGTTGATCCCGCCGTATCGAAGTGCATTAACGATAATAACTTTGTCGCGGCTGCTGTGCTATCGGGTAATCGTAACTTTGAGGCACGAATTCATCCCCAAACGGCTGCAAACTACCTGGCTTCGCCTCCTCTTGTTGTTGCGTATGCCCTGGCTGGGCGAGTTAACATCGATTTTGCGACCGAGCCGATTGCCAACGATGTGTATCTTCGGGACATTTGGCCCACGAACGACGAAGTTTCTGCTGTGGTGCGGGAACATGTCACGCCGGACCTTTTCAAAACTGTTTATAAATCGATCACAACACTTAACGAACAGTGGAACGGTTTGAAGGTGAAAGGGGGTACCCAGTATGAATGGCAGGAATCCACATATATCCACAAACCACCGTACTTCGAGAAAATGACCATGGAGGTCACACCAAACGTGGTATTTAAGAATGCCGCGTGCTTGGCAGTGTTCGGCGACTCCATAACCACAGACCATATTTCTCCGGCCGGAAATATCGCCAAGGATTCACCGGCCGCCCAATTTCTGCAAGGGCTTGGGGTAGCAAGGAAAGACTTCAACACCTACGGCGCGCGTCGCGGAAATGACATGGTAATGGTTCGTGGAACATTTGCCAACACCCGACTTGGTAACCGCATCGTTGGTGAGGGGCAAACGGGTCCCTTCACCATTCATTGGCCGACCAATGAGAAGGTTTACATATTCGATGCCGCCATGAGATACGCAGAGGAGAATACACCTCTTGTTATTCTCGCCGGAAAGGAATATGGGAGTGGCTCTTCCCGCGACTGGGCGGCGAAAGGCCCATTTTTGCAGGGTGTAAAGGTTGTAATTGCCGAGAGCTTTGAACGCATCCACCGCTCCAACCTCGTTGGGATGGGGATTGTGCCCCTGCAGTTCCGTCAAGGTGAAAGTGTGGAGTCACTTGGACTCACTGGGAGGGAGCGCTTCAACTTTGATTTCTCCGGCGGCATACATCCCGGACAGGAAGTGACTGTCCAGAAAGATGACGGCTCTTCCTTCAGTGCTATCCTCCGCATTGACACAGAGATGGAGGTAAAGTATGTGGAACACGGCGGCATCCTGCAGTATGTGCTCCGCGAGAAAATCAAGGGTAATTTGTAG